Proteins co-encoded in one Camelus bactrianus isolate YW-2024 breed Bactrian camel chromosome 6, ASM4877302v1, whole genome shotgun sequence genomic window:
- the ZNF770 gene encoding zinc finger protein 770 yields the protein MMAENNFKMLKIQQCVVANKLPRNRPYICNICFKHFETPSKLARHYLIHTGQKPFECDVCHKTFRQLVHLERHQLTHNLPFKCSICQRHFKNLKTFVKHQQLHNETYQNDVKQVRRLLEAKQEKPVHGMYQTFTTEERWALHPCSKSDPTYSPTKKKKNIHACTICGKMFPSQSKLDRHALIHTGQRPFKCVLCSKSFRQSTHLKIHQLTHSEERPFQCCFCQKGFKIQSKLLKHKQIHTRNKTFQTLSLKVKSPESCPLPNKLNAKQDGFENGDIGEPEENNHLDVHSIYIVPFQCPECEECFESEQILNGHKCFPAKGGKIPSRLKRSYNYKTIVKKILAKLKRAGCKKLDNFRSEKNVFRNGFLKNCDLISDEQSPEQTQRTFMGSLGKHGTYKTVGNKKKKTLTLPFSWQKHFQSQNMGKNLKGIFTPENMLTMDNSMNNKDVSVYGSSGEEFFDNCEVLQCGFSVPSENIHTGHKMCPCDKCEKVFPSVSKLQRHYLIHTGQRPFGCTVCGKSFRQSAHLKRHKLTHSDKIPYRKSLCQVEFENLNKLFNHQGDNVNYNASQPCLTPSFQKYEVSESDQIPEIKVKAESEDFILGTPYRNRQPYLSNVLLESEQGHHSHCCSYSGHAKRNDGLLYQCSVCSKSFRSPSKLERHYLIHAGQKPFECSVCGKTFRQAPHWKRHQLTHFKE from the coding sequence ATGATggctgaaaacaattttaaaatgctaaagatTCAACAGTGTGTAGTAGCCAACAAACTACCTAGAAACAGGCCATATATTTGCAATATTTGCTTCAAGCATTTCGAAACACCATCAAAATTAGCTAGGCATTATCTCATTCATACTGGTCAAAAGCCATTTGAATGTGATGTGTGTCATAAAACATTTAGGCAACTAGTTCACCTGGAGAGACATCAACTAACTCATAATCTGCCCTTTAAATGTAGTATTTGTCAACGCCACTTTAAGAATCTGAAGACATTTGTGAAGCACCAACAGCTTCACAATGAAACTTACCAGAATGATGTGAAACAGGTCAGAAGATTGTTGGAGGCCAAGCAAGAAAAACCAGTGCATGGAATGTATCAGACTTTTACCACAGAGGAGAGATGGGCTTTACACCCATGCTCCAAGTCTGATCCTACCTACAGccctacaaagaaaaaaaagaacattcacGCATGTACAATCTGTGGCAAGATGTTTCCATCACAATCAAAACTTGATAGGCATGCACTTATTCATACTGGTCAGAGGCCTTTTAAATGTGTCCTGTGCAGTAAATCTTTTCGACAGTCAACTCACTTAAAAATCCACCAACTCACACATTCTGAAGAAAGACCTTTTCAATGCTGTTTTTGTCAAAAAGGATTTAAGATTCAAAGCAAACTTCTGAAGCATAAACAGATCCATACCAGGAATAAGACTTTTCAGACTCTTTCATTGAAGGTGAAGAGTCCAGAATCATGCCCCCTGCctaataaattaaatgcaaagcAGGATGGCTTTGAAAATGGTGATATAGGTGAACCCGAGGAGAATAATCATCTTGATGTCCACTCCATTTATATTGTCCCTTTTCAATGTCCAGAGTGTGAAGAATGTTTTGAATCAGAGCAGATTCTCAATGGACACAAGTGTTTTCCTGCCAAAGGTGGCAAAATTCCAAGCAGGCTCAAAAGAAGCTACAACTATAAAACCATTGTTAAAAAAATCTTGGCTAAGCTTAAACGTGCTGGGTGTAAGAAATTAGACAATTTTCGATCTGAGAAAAACGTATTTAGAAACGGTTTCTTGAAAAATTGTGATCTTATTTCAGACGAGCAGAGCCCTGAACAAACCCAGAGAACATTTATGGGTTCTCTGGGCAAACATGGAACATATAAGACAGttggcaataaaaagaagaaaacattgacTTTGCCATTTTCTTGGCAAAAGCACTTCCAGAGCCAAAATATGGGAAAGAATTTAAAAGGTATCTTTACGCCAGAGAACATGTTAACTATGGATAATTCCATGAATAATAAAGACGTATCTGTCTATGGATCATCAGGTGAGGAATTTTTTGATAACTGTGAAGTGCTTCAGTGTGGTTTTTCAGTTCCAAGTGAAAACATACATACCGGACATAAGATGTGTCCCTGTGACAAATGTGAGAAAGTGTTTCCTTCTGTATCTAAACTACAAAGACACTATTTAATTCATACTGGACAGAGGCCTTTTGGCTGTACTGTTTGTGGGAAATCTTTTAGACAGTCAGCTCACTTGAAAAGACATAAATTAACTCATAGTGATAAGATTCCATATAGAAAATCTCTTTGCCAAGTAGAATTTGAAAATTTGAACAAACTTTTCAATCATCAGGGTGATAATGTTAATTATAATGCTTCCCAACCATGTCTGACTCCTAGTTTTCAAAAATATGAGGTTTCAGAGTCAGATCAAATACCAGAAATCAAAGTTAAGGCAGAATCAGAGGATTTCATTCTTGGTACCCCCTATAGAAACAGGCAGCCCTACCTCTCTAACGTGCTTCTGGAATCAGAGCAGGGCCATCACAGTCATTGTTGTAGTTATTCAGGGCATGCCAAGAGGAATGATGGTCTTCTTTACCAATGCAGTGTTTGTTCTAAAAGTTTTAGATCCCCATCTAAACTTGAAAGACACTATCTAATTCATGCGGGGCAGAAGCCGTTTGAATGCTCCGTTTGTGGCAAAACATTCAGACAGGCTCCTCACTGGAAGAGACACCAACTTACTCACTTTAAGGAATGA